Part of the Kineococcus aurantiacus genome, CCGTCCGGTGCCCACCCTGGCGCTCACCCCGCCGATGCTTCCACGACCCCCCGCGAGGCCGAGCGCAGGGCGGCCGGCCACGACCCGGACGCCGTGATCTCCCGCGCCCCGGCCAGGGCCGCCGGCTCGGCGAGGAAGCCGCGGACCACGCGCCCGTCGGACAGGGTGACGGCCCCGATGGTCATGGGCTGCGGCAGCGCCGCGGTGAACGTCCCGAAGCCGCGCGCGGGCAGCCGCCACACCTCCCCCTCGATGCTCGCCCCGTCCGCGTCGCGGACCATGCCCGGCTTGGGCGGGACGGTGTCGAGGGCGAACAGGCGGTACTGCGGCGCGGTGCTGACCGGCCCCACCAGGCTCGCGCCGGCGGCGACGAGCTCGTGGTTCAGCGGCTGGCCGCTGAGGTGGGCGCCGACGACGAGCAGGTCGACGACCGGGTCGGCCCACCGGTCCGCCAGCGCCGCCAGGACCCGGTCGCTGAACGCCGGGCCGGTGAGCATCACCCCGAACGGCAGCCCGTCGACGGTCCCGGCGGGGACGGCGAGGGAGGCCATGTCGAGCAGGTTCGCGAAGTTCGTGAACCGCCCCAGCCGGGAGTTCGCCGCGACGGGCTCGGCGGCGACCTCGGCGAGCGTGGGGTGCCACGTCGTCGTCGGGGTGAGCAGCGCGCTCGTCCCGGCGAGCAGCTCGGCCGCGCGCGCCGCGAGGTGGTCCAGGCGCTCGCGGTCGCGGAAGACGTCGACGGCGGTGACGGACTCCCCGGCCCGCACGATGGCCGCGACCGTGGGGTCCAGGTCGGTGCCGACCAGGTCGGCGTGCCGGGCGACGTGCTCGCCCACCGCGGCCGTGCGCTCGGCGACGAACGCGCCGCCGTACAGCAGCTCGGCCGCCGCCAGCAGCGGCGCGACGTCGACCTCGACGACCTCGGCGCCCGTGGCGCGGACCCGCTCGACGTACCGGGCGAACGCCTGCGCCCAGCCGTCGGCCAGGCCCTCGAGGTGCTCGGCGGTGGGGACCGCGACGCGCGGCCGGGCCGGGGGCGCGGGCAGGGGCGCGTCGGCGCGGGCCAGGGGGTCGCGCCCGTCGGGGCCCGTCACCGTCTCGGCGACGCGGCGGGCGGTGGCGAGGTCGCGGGCGAAGACGGTGACGCAGTCGAGGCTGCGGCAGGCCGGGACGACGCCGGTGTTCGGGACGAGCCCGCGGGTGGGTTTGACCCCGACGATGCCGTGCAGGGCGGCGGGCACGCGCCCGGACCCGGCGGTGTCGGTGCCGAGGGCGACGTCGACGAGACCGAGGGCGACGGCGACGGCGGACCCGGAGCTGGACCCGCCGGAGATCCGGTCGGGGGCGAAGGCGTTGCGGACGGCGCCGTGGGGGCTGCGGGTGCCGACCAGGCCCGTGGCGAACTGGTCCAGGTTCGTCTTGCCCAGGACGAGGGCGCCGGCGGCCCGCAACCGGGCGACCGCGGTGGAGTCCTGCGCGGGGTCGTACGCGAAGGACGGCGCGGCCGCGGTGGTGGGCAGCCCCGCCACGTCGATGTTGTCCTTGACCGCGACGAGGAGCCCCGCCAGCGGTGCGGCCGGGTCGACCGTGGCGGCTTCGGCGGCCACGTCCTCGACGTCGCGCAACGTGATCCACACCTCGGGCCGGTCGGCCTCGGCGATGCGGGCGTAGGCCCGGCGGACCTTCTGCTCCAGCGGGTTCACGCGGCGGCACCTTCCAGCGGGCGGACGGCGAACAGGACCTGGCCGGCCGTGAC contains:
- the atzF gene encoding allophanate hydrolase → MNPLEQKVRRAYARIAEADRPEVWITLRDVEDVAAEAATVDPAAPLAGLLVAVKDNIDVAGLPTTAAAPSFAYDPAQDSTAVARLRAAGALVLGKTNLDQFATGLVGTRSPHGAVRNAFAPDRISGGSSSGSAVAVALGLVDVALGTDTAGSGRVPAALHGIVGVKPTRGLVPNTGVVPACRSLDCVTVFARDLATARRVAETVTGPDGRDPLARADAPLPAPPARPRVAVPTAEHLEGLADGWAQAFARYVERVRATGAEVVEVDVAPLLAAAELLYGGAFVAERTAAVGEHVARHADLVGTDLDPTVAAIVRAGESVTAVDVFRDRERLDHLAARAAELLAGTSALLTPTTTWHPTLAEVAAEPVAANSRLGRFTNFANLLDMASLAVPAGTVDGLPFGVMLTGPAFSDRVLAALADRWADPVVDLLVVGAHLSGQPLNHELVAAGASLVGPVSTAPQYRLFALDTVPPKPGMVRDADGASIEGEVWRLPARGFGTFTAALPQPMTIGAVTLSDGRVVRGFLAEPAALAGAREITASGSWPAALRSASRGVVEASAG